ACAACGAATTCAATCACTCATCATCACAAAGTAATTGTTCCAACTTTTATCTAATTAATCGATAAAAAAACTCTGGAAATGCCCAAATAAAATGCTTCCATCACACGCcattgcatgagagagagagaaagagagggagaatgtTAGAGAGTCATTCtatatattttcaagaaaaggaaaagagaaggtttAGAGTATTCTACCTTTCGTCCTCCAGTATACAAGTAGTTTCCATCTTCGAAAATAACACCTGGAATTGCAAGCTTATCACCTATAATTTCTTGAGAAATAACTATCACATAAGGGAAATCCAACCTTCTGGCACTTACATGGGTAACCCCGCCTTGTTGACCATGTAGGATGTACAAGAGTTCCATGTTATCTTCTCTGCAGATTGCAGTAGTCTGCCAGCATTCCAGTATGAGCTGGAGAGAAAGCAATGGCAGATATAATACCTGCACAAAAGCAATAGCCAGTAAGACACTAAATTCTTCCCTTTTATCTCGCGATCTCAATATTATCTTGAATCATTATATAATTAGCATGCAAATCCAGGGCATTCAGGAGATATGCTATTTCCCTTTACATGCATTGTATATCAGCCCCATggcaaaataaacagaaaaagtCAGCCTTACAATCCAAAGTATTCCATTGAAGTTGAAATACTCAATTCTTCTCGACTGGAGTTTTTGAATTCCTCTTTTATTTAACTTGTCAGACAAATATAAAGAAACAGCTAAACCAGGACAGGCACAACAATGCACCtgtttgaccttctttgtttccttgaagtGTTGAGTGCTTCTCAAAATCTCTACCAGGGCGATGTACGTCAAACACTCTTATGGATTTGTTATATCCAGCAAAGATCCTTCACATGAACAGAGGATGTAGGTTGAAACTTTAATAGACTTAAAATGCTGTAAACCCAGCGTATAGAGAATAGCTCCAACAAACTAAATCATTCTTGATAACCCCAAAAACCACTAAGTAACCAAACACCGACATTTGGAAATTCGGATAGCAGAGCATAACCTACATCACCAAATGCTGATTTCTTTCAACAATAGAAGGTAAAGTAATGTACAATTTCAAGGGGAATTAGAGTGAACCGTTGACATGTGGGAATTTAAGAGTCTTCAAAATGGAATGTTAACCTTACTTGTTCCCCGCAGGATTAAATGCAATTGAAAATGCAGCTGTAATTTCATCCACAGCATCATAAGCCCTGTACGTGCAACGTAGCTGCAATGTCAATTGTACGAGTCAATAAAATTTCCTCTTTTATGTCGAGACAATTGAAACAGAAGTTGTACAAAGAAGATTGTAAAGGAGAAAATGAGGGGTATGCAGACAACAGAGTAGCTACAAAGCATGTCTAAGATGTGTGATAAGCTCAGGGTCCACAACTTCAGTGTACCCCTAAATAACTATATGGCTTCCATAAAGTCTCCCTAGAGTTCTTGAAACCTCTAAACTAAGCTTAACAATTCTGACATGTCCAGTAGTAGCATCCCAGACATGAATTGGAAGATCACGAGTAGTTGACGCGAATACACAGCTAACTGGgtctgaaatatgaaaaacttCCACACTCAATTCTAGCTGTAGCTAATTAccagaagaaaattaaaaatagctGAAAATATAACCATGTTACGTAAAAGAAGAGTAAAATTTAAAGAGACAACCTGTAGCAGACATGTATGGGTACCAACAGAAATCATAAACCGATTCCCCTTCTGTCACAACAAGATTTGCTGTGAAGGAATCTGCAACCAAAGAGAACTACATGAGACATAGACCACCCAATGTCTGGATTTGCTAATATTTGGTTGTAGATATTACTAGCAAAATAGTCTCAGCAGTCCTAAAGCTAACATCTTTTCAAGCTACTTAAATACACAGAAACAACACACATAATAAATGACCCCAAACTCCTTGCGAATGTGTACCTTGATCAACATCAGACGAAATTGCCTTCGCGCTGTCGTCAACCCCATAGTCTGGTCTGATCATGAAACACAGCAATTAAAGTACCACCAACATCGCCACTTCTCGTGAACTACTAAACATcaaaaggaacagaaaaatcAGCAAGCACCACCATTGTCCCAAAACAAACTTACAAAGTGAACACACGAAGTGTATTGTCCTCTGAACTACTGAGAAAGCAAGTCCCATCAGGTGACCTAACgaagcccaaaaaagaagaggcaATCATCGCTCCAAAAGCCACAGCACTACTCAGAATGCGGACAACCAAACACCCATCAAGGGAAAACGAAAAATTATGCACCATTTGACGCCTTTCAGAAAGTTGTTCGGCTTCTGGTCAGTTCTGAACTGTTTGTGGAAATGATAGGCTCTTTGAGGAGGGACATCGAACCGAATCGCGGGCCATGAGTAGTCTTGATGAGCGGCCACTGTGGGTTCGTCGAGCGGGCTCAGTTGAcgctgctcttcttcttcaaccatcCTCGTGCGAGAGAAAAGAGTGTGTGTTGAAGAGCGTCGAGCACGAGCCGTGACAGATTTCTCGAGGGGTCGCCGGCGAGTTGAAATCTGATTTTTCCAACAAGTGCATAGGCCGCCAATGGGCCAAAAGAAAGGGCAAGTAATAAGGCAGCTTTTATGTGGCTAGTTGCGATACATttgctctaattttttttatgacacaaaaaatcttaaatttatatcCATATaatacatttatctcaaacttttacccatgtgacatatttaccccaaaatttttattatgacaccaaaaaccccaaacttgtaggcatatgacacatttattccaaattttgaggtaaatgagtCACGCgaatacaagtttaggatttttgatgtcataaaaaaataatttgagataaatatgtcacattggtataagtttaggattttcggtgtcataagaaaaagtttgggattttttatgtaacaaaaaaaaatttagggtaaatgtattACAGTTGATataatttagggtaaaaatTTATGCAAGTAAAATAGggtctaaaataaaaaataaaaaatagggtGTAAAATTTccatcaaacaaaaaaatagggtCTAAAATTTCGAATGAAACGGTAGCTAGAATTGAGGTATTTTCTTTGGAACCCTAAAATGGCAACGTTAAGAGTCACGTCTTACTTCTTTTGGGCAGCAAAGAAGCACTTCGAGTTTGTCATTTGAAATCAAACGCAATCGAAGGAGCTACTTGCTTGCTTATTCATAAATTTGCGAGCACCGCAAGGAGTTGTTGCTTCACTTGAAAACAAGGAGTTGTGTTGAAACTAAAATCAAATTGTAACGATGTCTATATAGTTAAGCATAAATACGTGAAATAAAATACATATTATGATACTCGGGATTTCGTGTGACCTTCCAACAATGCacataaataaggaaaaatttcaattaggagcctaaagtgcccttatttatcaaataatgggttgaaatgaattttgctttaaataagagcctaaagtggtcattatctcaaataaaagcatgaagtggtcatattagtctcaaagaagggcttgactTGGCCGGCCAAAGGACAAtttcgtctttttactttttatttatcttttctacttttctacttttttttttctttttttcctcctcccgcTACCATCGGACTGGTGGAAGCTGCTGGATTCGGGGGAGGGATGCCCTCGGTTGGGCAAGCGAGGGCGAACCACAACAAATCCGACGAGGACCATACTCAGAGTTTTCGGCAATCGACTCGCTGCCAATGGATCCTATCCCTTCTTAGGAAAGGCATGTTCAGAAACTATTCTACTTTCTCATCTAAAGACTCAACATTTCGGGAAGAATATGTCATCCAGTTGGACGGAAATAGAAGCTTTGCTATCCCTAGAAAACAACACTCAATTGTAGACAACATCAACAGCCTTGCGAACACCCCCAGCACATGATAAAAGGGTCCTACAAGAAATTTAAGAAGAGACATTGTCAGAGACAAACATGCCTAATGTAGAAATAACGCTTAACGAATGTTTGCTCATGATTCGTGAATGCTAAGTCCATCCAAAATGCTCCAGtggtttttctcacaaattGGGAACTTAAGATTCTTGTGTTTGATCACAAGATAAAGACAGAATTGATACGAAAAAACTTTTCGATTCAACCTGGAGAGCTAGTACATGAAAGAATTAGACATGTTCTCCTATCTTATCCTAGTTCATGTCCCATATTAGTTAGTGTCATGTCGGTTGCTAGGTCACGTGTGCTGGAAAGAACTGGGCGGAGGATCATGCACACTCTTTTCCGCTTCCGCCACAATCCCCACCCCCAACTCAAACCCCAAAGCAAATTCCCTTCCACATAAGAGAAAAAGCTTTCCACGTTTATCTTGTCCTTTGTTGTTGGGACTTTATATCTGGCTCCATATTTGGGTATATCCAATCTGATGGGACTTTGCATTTTGCCAAAGAGGACACCATAACTCCTATTAGCTTGTATAAAAACCAAAGAACATTCAAGCAAAGTCCAAGacgttaaaagaaaaaaaaaatgatatcttCCCATGATAATCACTATTAGAAGCAGATGGAATAAATTCGCATACCTTAGAGGCAACGAACGAATTCAATCACTCAACATCGCAAAgtaattttttccaacttttatcCGATTAATTGACAACAAAACCTCTGTAAATGTCCAATTAAAATGTTACCATCACACGCCATTGCATGGGAGAGAGGGAGACTAGTAGAGAGTCGTTGTATTTGTTCCCAAGGACAGGAAAAGAGAAGGTTTAGAGCATCCAACCTTTCGCTCCATCTTTCAAAAATAACACCTGGAATTGCAAGCTTATCACCTATAATTTCTTGAGGAATAACCATCACATGGGTAACCCCATCTTGTTGACCATGTAAGATGTATAAGAGTTCCATGTTATCTTCTCTGTCGAATCCAGTAGTCCGGCTTTAGGAAGGGAACGAGGGATCTTGTGATCGTGAGTTGGAGAGAAAGTAATGGCAGATATCATACCTGCATAAAAGCAATAGAGAGTAAGATACTCAATTCTTCCTTGTTATCTTGTGATCATGATGTTATCTTGGATAACGATACGCATGGAAATTCAGGGCATTGAGGAGATCTGTTATCTTACTTTGCATgcaaaataaaacagaaaaagtcAGCCTTCcaaccttctttgtttccttgaagtTTTGAGTGCTTCTCAAAATCCCAACCAGGACGACGTAAGTCAAAACACTCTAGTGGATTTGTTATAAGCAGCAAAGATCTCACACGTGAACCAGGGATGCGGGTTGAAATTTTATTAGACTTGAAATGCTATAAACCCTACGTAAAGAGACTAGCTCCAACATACTAAATCGTTTATGATAACGGCAAAAACAATCGAGCAACCAACCACGGACATTCTGAAATTCTGGTGGTGGAGTATAATCAAAATCACCAAATGCTGATTTCTTTCAACAATAGAAGGTAAAAAGTAATGTacgaattcaaaagaaaatttcaagggGAAATAGAATGGACCTTTAACACAAGGAAATTAAGAGTCTTCAAAAAAGAATGTTAACCTTACTTGTTCCCCCCATAATTGCAATTGAAAATGCTAAGGGATATGCAGATGACAGAGTTACTATGAACCATTTCTAAGATGTGTGATTAGCTTGGACTCCACAACTATCTAGctcaaaagataagattttctcGCACTCTTATGCTACACAGGTGTTGAAGAGCATCGAGCACGAGCTATGACACTTTTCTTGAGTTTTGGCTTCGTTGAACCTCCCTCTTTTGAGTTCGTTAAAGGGAGCTAAAATAAAATGGGAATAAATGATAATAAACTAAACTCgaaattaaggctccatttatttcgtgaaaaataaatgattttaaaaatatttttctcaaaatgatcacttttattttttacaaaaactaatgaacataaattattttcatcgtttatgcAAATACTTAGATATAAATTTATATcggtaataaaaatattttccattgaccgtTTATTTTCATCATGTGGAAGGAGGAGCACAAAGCAGCGGTCTGGTGATATTCCTGCAGTAGTTCCGTGATTTGCTTGTGTTCATGTGGATGGAAGGACGAGCTAACAGCGGCACGGTGGTTCGGTCTCGTGGTGGGCCTCTCGCGTAGGAGTCCAGGCGAGCAGATTTCTATTTCGTTTAACTCTCGGATCTTGGGTTTCGGCTTGCATATTGCCAATGTTCTTTGCATGCTACTTTTGTTGGTTTGCTTGATATCCTAGAGCTGTCGGATGAGTGAAattgagagaggaagagagttcGGTGGGGTCGTCACGAAATGAGaacgaagaagaggaagaagaaaagaagaagaggaagaggagatggTGGCTTGAAGGTTCCTATGCCACATGGGGAGGGAGGTGTCGTCcatgaaagaagagagaggggtgAGGTGCAATTTTCGCTCGGTCGGGTTCCAATTTCACATATTTTTTAACTCTATGGGGTCCAAATTATACCGTAGTGTATCctcaaaaatatcatttttactACGGACTTGAGATCAATAAGTACTAATCCACTCATAACTTAAGTTGGTGGAAAAATCGGGTCGTTCTTGTACATGTCTTGTTTAAATATTTATCAATTGGAATCATATTTACATTAACcttactttgattttttttttatatatagataGAGTAGTTATGAATAGATAGTGCTTTTATATAAAACAAATAAACTTTTCTCCCTTTCACCTGCTTTTggatgaattttttctaatgaacaaaaggaattaaaaaaaataaaattcatattttttttatttcttcggattaaaaatatgaatacacaaaaaaaaatcgaaatggttatattttatataaaattattgttttattttaattttaatatactaCTTAACTATACCATTCTATTAGTTATAACAAACTATAATATTAGTTATATTAGGGCTATACGAACTCGAACTGTAGACCTTCTTGGTAAAACAGATCaaacttattattattaaaatgaTTCGAACTACTTCAAAGACTCAACatgcctctcttttttcttttttctttttagtttgcATTGGGATAATATCAATTAGTCGACTATCTTTTTTCTTGCCGATAAGGAGATGGCTCCTTGCTTTGAATCATGATTTTGGTTTCAACTCGGAAGCATTACCAGAGCGTTTCAAAGAAGGGTTATTTTGATGTGGGTGTGCTTTTTGCCAAGATTAACCTAGATAAGGAGATTTTTAGGAGATTTTTTTATCCCATTAATTTATCATAATCAGTAGGGAGATTTCATCCATTGTCCGCTATTTCCGATATTTGACGTAccacaaaaatgaaattaggaatATCGAATCTATATCAAAGaaagtttgaagttttgaaGTCAGGGTATGCATTGTTATTTTACACATTGTGGTTAGTAATGTTGGtaaattaatttaagataagGAAAGAGAGGGATTCAAACTACGCCTTGCACCACTCGGCCAACTCTCCCGCAGAGGCTATGATGATCATACCCTACAAAAAGGGCACATAGTTCAGTGAATGATGGCGGACATCATAATTCATCTTCATCAAAGTTATAATATGGAGGAAATCTATGGGGCAATTGGCTTCCCATAGAGGATATCTCTGATCCTAAACCCTCTTCATTGTGGCCGAGGCCCACAGGCCAGAACCATTTCTACCAAGGCTTCGGTTGGATCGTCTTGCTAGTTTAAGCATCTTCGCGCACATAgttacaaacaaaaaaggacGTCGGCGGCAATAGTCAGGTGGATCGCCACCGCTTTGATAGGACGCAGTGTCTTAAAAATGTCCAATGCTGCAAGAAGGATAGATGTGGCGGCTTATGGCTTCGTGCAAGGCGTCGTTGAAATCATGGAGATAAAATTGTCAATGTTCCTGCTTCGTTTCGTTTCGTTTCGAAGGAGAAGGCTCGCTTCGTATTGCAAGATTCGGTGGTTTCGCCACGAAAATTTGCCTTGGATTATGCTGTGGGCAGAGCTCTCGGCCATGAATTTCACTTCCCAGGTTTCTATGAGTCCTGCCACCAAAACAGCTTTGAAAAAAAGGACGCCTCTTTGAAAGAATGATTGATGATGACCTCAGCATTTTGGGAACCTCTTGGATAGCTGAGCACATTTTGGCGTTCGCCAAGTAGTTCCCAAAGAACAGCGGCTTCATGGTGTCTTAGTCCATAATGCGCGGGCAATTCAGCCTTGATAATCAACTTCTCCAGAACAAGTGCTTCCTcaagaagaaacttaatcaGTGCGAGCAGATGTTTCGACCGAAAGCAATCAGCTCCAAAGCTGATTATCTCAACTCTCTTGAGATGTTTCGCCAAGCACTCAAAGTTCCCCTTCCTTGAGCACAAAAAATCTCCTTCCTCAAAGTTAAAATCGTCTTTGGATTCATGTAGCTCAAACTGCACATGAATACCCCATGTAAGAAATTTTGCACTAGATGTGGGTCcacaaggattaaaaaaaaaaattcaacggcTCACTAAAATATCAAACAAACAACCTTCATTTGCCCACCGTAAATGCTAGTTAGTTTTACTTTGTATCGAGTCTTGAtcaatttgagctcttaaagTCGTCCACACAATAAAAtatcttctctttctaggtGCTCATTGCTACCCTATTAGTTCAAGATCCAAACCTACATGGCAGCCAAAGAACCTCCAGTAAAACACTGCAGTTACTTTAGCTGCACAGATGTCATGTAGACTGACCGAAGTTACaggcaattttcaattgctaaAACTAGTAAGTGTTTGAAGTTGATCATCTGCATGTGCTTCTAAAGCTTTAACTCACTGTTTAAAAATttgtgcaaaagaaaattcagcaCAAGAAGCGAGATGAAAGTATCATAGCAAAGGAACAAACCAGCACGTTGCTGCGGGCAGCCAGGCGTATGACTAATTTTTCAAGGCACGGTGAACTTCGTAGCAGGTGTGCTATCCCAGGAAGTTCCCAATGATGAACTGGTGCAAGTAGTGTCAAATTCtgacattttgacaatggagatGGCACTCCTCCCATCTCCCAAAGGGACAGAATCTAAGAACATTGAGCAAGCaacatagaaaattttgactatactttcttttcctttttcctgttATGAGATGAATGAAGactaacaaaaattaaagtcCATCCAAATACCTTATACCCTGACTCTGTCTCCAACGACTACGAGTTCACAATGATACATCTTGATGGAAGACTAGAATGCCACGGAGAGCTGTAGTTGCTCAACCGGGGCAACAAACAGCACTACAACAGTGCTAATCACCAACCACATTCAACACGAGCAAGTCTTATAGAGGTAAAAATACTGAGCTCGTACCTGCAAACATGGACAGCAGATGGCGATTGTGGGAACTCCACGCAGCTTCTCATAGAGTCCCTTGAAAACGTCACAGGGCATCCTCCTCACAGGAGACTCGAGAAAATATAACTTGGCTTCAACCAAAGATGATACATCCTCAAGTATAAGCATGGAACTATTAGGCCAATACCCTGATACCCGCAGCGACAGCAAATGCGGAGCCCAGAGTTTCTCCATGTTCGAGTACTCCACAATATCGTGGCGGAAGAATACCAACTCTTTCACACTCGTTGAATCTATTCTAATGTTCTTCAACCCCCCCGCCATACTCCAACTCGAGGGACTCTAAAACAGGGCTTCCCCTGAGAATTCCTTCCAAAATATCATCACTCAACTCAGCGTATTTTATAGACAAGACCTTAAGACAAGGCCACCTGATATTAGTACCCGACGAAAAACAGCAGAAACGGACTTCCAGACTTACCAACCAACTCAAGCAACACACGAACCGAGGCAGTGTGTACGAGAATAGCGGATCGCTCAGCCACAGGCAGAGATCCTCCACGCGGCGCGCCTCCGCGAAGCGGAGCCAGAAGTCAACCTTTTTGGGGAGTTGGCCACGTCGCACTCGAAGCCGATGACGTGGAACCTCTTCACCGTCGGGGAGGTGCTCTGGAGCAGGACGCTGTCGACAAGGGACGACAGGTCCGATAGTTTAAGGGGCTCGTGGTCTCTATTGAAGACGAGGTGCGCTGTGCTGGTCCAAATGGACTGCCAGCGCTTGGAGAGGACGCTGGTCTTGACGACGTCCTCGAGCGGCAGAAATGAGAAGATGTGGTGGATCACGGCGTCCGGCAAGGCGCTGATGAGATCCCTAgggctcaaaggaggaggaggaggatctcGGTTTCCTTCGGTGCGATTGGGCCTGTCGCCGCCGTGGACGGAGGTCTCCGCCATGGGATTGAAATCCTAGGGTTTCCGCGGATTTTCCCGCTGATTCGAAGGATTTTACTTTTTCCCGTCTTTTTACATGACGACGTAGCAGGACGAAGGTGAAGGATAATCAAGTAATTTTCCTTTGCTccattaaacaagaaaaattaaaaaaatagaatgaaaaTTAGATGGCCGCgaatgtgaaaaatgaattggaaGGACAAAAACTAAATTTAAGCTTAGTGAaaaaagggtgttaattaatcTATACTAATTATGTATAACTCGTTCTGTATGTATTTCATTCATCAAGCACTATGACAAATTTCCTACATTCCTACATCCATTACTCTCTATGCCTTGTCAACCCCGCCATCGACATCGACATCGCCATACTTGTCACTCACCCCTCTCTACATCCGAACATACTCTAGAGTCACGCCACCTCCAACAGGCCGGGAATTTTCAACGTGATGTGTTTACACGGCGCCCAAATGAGCGTGCTCGGTTGAAGCTTAATCAATACCTTGTCATCAACAAATGGGACATGTTTAAACGCATATAATAAGTACGTCGTCGCTTATTGAACCTTCCAATGCCTTTATTACATTCGTAGACACGTCAACACTTGCTTGGATTGATACCACATGTTGTAGATACATTTTTTGGTACGTGTAATAAATGTCGAAGcacattttttgtttgtgtgtgtgaCAAGTAATATCTTAAATGCGTTAAGCATGTCGTAGTGTCTAAGATGCTTAATAAACTTGTCGTATTGGGGCTTTTATTTGAAGTTAGTTGTTTGCTTCTAGATTGGGTTTGTTTCTAAGATCCCAGCCGGGCGGATATGAATCGTAGAAATCATTTCccataaattgaagagagagagaacttgtGTCGAATCCATTTTTGACTCACCTAAACTCGACGAGGCTCACCTATTTGATAGGTCTATATAGGACAGACGATGGCTGTTAAATCTAGCAACAAAAACTTCAAGATGGTAAGTAAATCTTTTTCCCTACAGAAAAATCCAAAGATTGGGACCTAGAAGACCCACCATTGGGACTTcggcaaaaaatgaagaacaagaacaagaaaaaaacccAATGGAGGATCTTCTAGGGCGCCCAATATTTTGATTGACTTAAGCACAATCACCAAGTCATCCAATAAGGCGAAGTGAAAAGCACAAGGTGGTGGACGTTTATGATATACCCTTCAAATAAAAAACTGCATCATCCTCCTCGGGAACTTCAAAATCTCTGGTGCCCTGAAGAAGAAGCGACCATTAGCGTAAACGGGTGAAAAGAGAAACCATTTGCTGTATCTGCATTATTGCGGAAGACAAGGAAATGTTCATAATCAGGCAAATCATATACAACTAAACATGATACGCATAAGTGGACAAGAAACCCACCCTTGAATTATGAAGTATCGGACACGATGCGCACTGAAATCCACCGGCCAGTTTGAAGATCATACGTATGAACTAGACCATCCTGAAGGCAAAGACTGTTACAAAGAGTAGACAATTTTACGATATAGACTGTTAGAAAGAGTAGACAATTTTACGATATATATTCATTCTAAATGTAAAATTGGCATGATACCCGACCACCTATACCAAGATGTCGACCTAAAGGTTCAACATCAAAGTAGATGCGCCGGTTGGTACCTTCAGATGATTGTCACAACCCATATAGTCAATAGAGGGGACAAAAGAAAGTCACTTCAATGATTGAGAAAACAATAATGCTAGCAAAAGCAATTACTTGAGAGAAAAAACTGAGTCTTGGGAAAGGTATATTAGCCAGAAATATTCTACTTTCTTATCCAATGacccaaaatttcattcaaAATATGTTATTCAGTTAGATGGAAACAGGAGCTTTGCTATCATTAGAAAACAATTGTCAATTGTGGACAACATCAACAACCTTGCGAACATCCCAGCACATAATAAAAGGGTCCTACAAGAAATCTAAGAAGAGACCTTGTCAGATACAGATGTGCCTAAAGTAAATAATACATAAAGAATGTTTACCATGATTCCTCAAATTTTAGTCCATCGCAAAACACTACAGTGGTTTTCGCACAAATTGAGAACTTAGACTGTGTTTGATCACGGGATAAAGACAGAATTGAGATGAAAATGTTTGTGCATTCATTTGGAGAGTGATTAGATATAAGAATTAGATATGTTCCCCTATCTTGTCCGGCATCACCAATTAACACACATCCCATGTTAGCAAGTGCCTGGTTACTTGTTAGGTCACTGTGTCCGGAAAGAACAGGGCGGGATCATGCACTAACTCACCCTCCCCCAATCCCCCACTTTCAATGAACCC
This sequence is a window from Rhodamnia argentea isolate NSW1041297 chromosome 3, ASM2092103v1, whole genome shotgun sequence. Protein-coding genes within it:
- the LOC125314074 gene encoding LOW QUALITY PROTEIN: telomerase Cajal body protein 1-like (The sequence of the model RefSeq protein was modified relative to this genomic sequence to represent the inferred CDS: inserted 2 bases in 1 codon), producing the protein MVEEEEQRQLSPLDEPTVAAHQDYSWPAIRFDVPPQRAYHFHKQFRTDQKPNNFLKGVKWSPDGTCFLSSSEDNTLRVFTLPDYGVDDSAKAISSDVDQDSFTANLVVTEGESVYDFCWYPYMSATDPVSCVFASTTRDLPIHVWDATTGHLRCTYRAYDAVDEITAAFSIAFNPAGNKIFAGYNKSIRVFDVHRPGRDFEKHSTLQGNKEGQTGIISAIAFSPAHTGMLXQTTAICREDNMELLYILHGQQGGVTHVSVIFEDGNYLYTGGRKDPFMMCWDVRKAVDVVYKLYRSSEDTNQRIYFDVEPLGRYLGTGGQDGLVHIYDLQTGQCISGFQAASGLILCN